One window of the Neorickettsia findlayensis genome contains the following:
- the lpdA gene encoding dihydrolipoyl dehydrogenase, producing MYDVIIVGGGPSGYPAAVRASKSGLKVALVEKNKLGGVCLNYGCIPTKALLHVAEKYHFIKTGAAELGINVSGVSLTFSSVIAYAQERIKKLAAGISYLMKKHKVEIFYSSARILPGKRVELEDLGRTINAKNIILATGSTPREIAGLECDHELIWNYNDAITASKMPESLLVVGAGAIGVEFACIYNAFGSKVTVIEMQNQILPSEDAEISNLAEVAFKESGITIRKGTTIQSLKKDKDRVLVTLSDGTNLVVERILVAGGVEANSQNLGLEQIPTISMNKGFVSVDEYCQTGEAGVYAIGDLRGFPCVAHKAMYDAYVCTAKIAGKDPIPLERNSIPSCIYSFPSIASIGLTEEAALRMGYNVKIGRARAEGNGKSVVLGKDKGLVKTVFDSKTGELLGAHIIGYEATEMVNGYIIAKASEATVESLKAVIFPHPTVSEMMYEAVLAADNEEVH from the coding sequence ATGTACGACGTTATAATAGTTGGTGGCGGTCCGTCTGGGTATCCTGCAGCGGTTCGGGCGAGTAAGAGTGGTCTTAAGGTTGCGCTTGTTGAGAAAAATAAATTGGGGGGAGTGTGTCTTAATTATGGGTGCATTCCAACTAAAGCGCTTTTACACGTCGCGGAGAAGTATCACTTTATAAAAACTGGAGCGGCTGAACTAGGTATAAATGTTTCTGGTGTTTCTCTTACCTTTAGCAGTGTAATCGCATATGCTCAGGAGAGAATTAAAAAACTTGCTGCTGGCATTTCCTACCTTATGAAGAAACATAAAGTAGAGATTTTTTACTCCAGTGCGAGGATTTTGCCTGGTAAAAGGGTCGAGTTAGAGGATTTAGGCAGGACTATAAATGCAAAAAACATCATTCTTGCAACCGGGAGCACTCCAAGAGAGATTGCAGGTCTAGAATGTGATCATGAGCTAATTTGGAATTATAACGATGCAATAACGGCAAGTAAGATGCCTGAATCGTTGTTAGTAGTCGGAGCTGGTGCGATAGGTGTCGAGTTTGCATGTATTTACAATGCCTTTGGTAGTAAAGTGACTGTCATAGAAATGCAGAACCAAATTCTTCCATCTGAGGACGCTGAAATCAGTAATCTTGCTGAGGTTGCGTTTAAAGAGAGTGGAATCACTATACGGAAGGGTACCACTATTCAATCCTTAAAGAAGGATAAAGATAGGGTCCTTGTAACATTAAGTGATGGGACTAACCTAGTGGTTGAAAGAATTTTAGTTGCAGGGGGTGTAGAGGCGAACTCTCAGAACCTTGGTCTTGAACAGATTCCAACAATAAGTATGAATAAGGGCTTTGTTTCTGTTGATGAGTACTGCCAAACAGGTGAGGCTGGTGTATATGCGATTGGTGATTTAAGGGGTTTCCCTTGTGTCGCCCACAAGGCAATGTACGATGCGTATGTTTGTACAGCAAAAATAGCTGGAAAAGACCCCATTCCTTTGGAAAGAAATAGCATTCCTAGTTGTATTTATTCTTTTCCTTCAATTGCAAGTATTGGGTTAACAGAAGAAGCTGCTCTAAGAATGGGTTATAACGTGAAAATAGGCCGTGCAAGAGCTGAAGGAAACGGCAAGTCAGTTGTCCTTGGTAAGGATAAAGGCCTCGTCAAAACGGTCTTTGATAGCAAAACAGGAGAACTTTTAGGAGCCCATATAATTGGTTATGAAGCGACGGAAATGGTAAATGGTTATATTATTGCAAAAGCTTCGGAAGCAACTGTTGAAAGTTTGAAGGCTGTTATTTTTCCCCACCCG
- a CDS encoding deoxyguanosinetriphosphate triphosphohydrolase codes for MLSSYSSFPERSKGRLFLEKEDPQRDCYQRDRDRVIHSSAFRRLMYKTQVFSYCGDDHYRTRLTHSLEVSQIARSMARLLGINEDLTETIALAHDIGHPPFAHVGEEALQEVAAEHYRFEHNAQVLRILGEFEHQYMDFNGLNLTWETIEGLAKHNGPIQKPHQIIKEYDELLNLELEKQPSLEAQIVSLADDIAYSSHDIDDGLLSGVITYQDLRHLPIIGENILKFEKAFPEASKSQVMYKARRRMIRFLIHDVVGVAQENIKRYLLKSVDDIRELGFPAANFSEKVCNEMKEIKAFLYNNLYFYYSIRKSRVKLKRIVKELFEVFFHDPQCLQKDYYERFRVADSMNKKAQLVCDFIANLTDSSAMREHKQFFSTCVLERDY; via the coding sequence ATGTTATCTTCATATTCGTCATTTCCAGAAAGGTCTAAGGGAAGGTTATTTTTAGAAAAAGAAGATCCTCAACGAGATTGTTATCAGAGGGACAGGGATAGGGTGATACATTCTTCAGCTTTCAGGCGCTTGATGTATAAAACCCAGGTTTTCAGCTATTGTGGTGATGACCACTATAGGACCCGTCTTACCCATAGTCTTGAGGTGTCACAAATTGCGCGCTCCATGGCTAGGCTGCTTGGGATTAATGAAGATTTAACGGAGACCATCGCACTGGCTCATGATATAGGGCATCCACCATTTGCTCATGTAGGTGAAGAGGCTCTTCAGGAAGTTGCAGCTGAGCACTACAGATTTGAACATAATGCTCAGGTTCTGAGGATCTTAGGAGAATTCGAGCATCAGTACATGGATTTTAATGGGCTCAATCTCACCTGGGAAACGATAGAAGGTTTAGCAAAGCATAATGGTCCGATACAAAAGCCACACCAAATCATAAAAGAGTATGATGAATTGCTTAATCTAGAGCTTGAGAAGCAACCTTCTTTGGAGGCCCAAATAGTATCGTTAGCTGATGATATCGCTTATAGCTCGCATGATATAGACGACGGGCTTTTATCTGGTGTGATCACTTACCAAGATTTACGACATTTGCCCATCATCGGCGAGAATATTTTAAAATTCGAAAAGGCTTTTCCTGAAGCAAGTAAGAGTCAGGTGATGTATAAGGCCCGGAGACGAATGATAAGGTTTTTGATTCATGATGTGGTTGGTGTAGCACAGGAGAATATAAAACGTTATCTGCTAAAAAGTGTAGACGACATAAGAGAGTTAGGATTCCCGGCTGCGAACTTTTCAGAGAAAGTGTGCAACGAGATGAAGGAAATTAAAGCGTTTCTCTATAACAACCTCTACTTTTACTACAGTATAAGAAAGAGCAGGGTAAAACTTAAGAGAATAGTGAAAGAATTATTTGAAGTTTTTTTTCATGATCCTCAGTGCTTGCAGAAAGATTACTACGAAAGATTTCGTGTAGCTGACTCTATGAATAAAAAAGCTCAGTTGGTATGTGATTTTATTGCAAATTTAACTGATAGCTCTGCAATGAGAGAACACAAACAATTCTTCAGTACATGTGTCCTAGAGAGGGATTACTGA
- the recO gene encoding DNA repair protein RecO has translation MQWENEGIVLSNKRLVENKAIMTLFTKDYGLKRGLCSRKTAVDLGNVVYCRWSARLEAQLGYFRLEAKEIISPFLFTDYKKLKLLNAVLSILLRVLPENEPQREIYKIFIQLLQAFKSNTLCYYRRYIEVELSILRHLGFQLDLSRCAVTGETKNLFYISPKTGRAVTKAVGEAYKDKLLLLPPSLYKIANGLSIEDEISQEEFSDCIRVTTFFLRTFLFFLLHLDLPYHRKSVLECV, from the coding sequence ATGCAGTGGGAGAATGAAGGTATAGTTTTATCGAATAAAAGGCTCGTTGAAAACAAAGCCATAATGACTTTATTCACCAAGGACTATGGGTTAAAACGTGGTCTATGTAGCAGGAAAACAGCAGTTGATCTAGGGAACGTAGTTTACTGTAGATGGAGCGCTCGGTTGGAAGCACAGTTGGGATACTTCAGATTGGAGGCAAAAGAGATAATTTCGCCGTTTCTGTTCACCGATTACAAAAAGCTAAAGCTCCTTAATGCAGTTTTAAGTATTTTGCTTAGGGTTCTTCCGGAAAATGAACCACAAAGGGAAATTTATAAGATATTTATCCAATTGTTGCAGGCATTTAAGTCAAACACTCTTTGTTACTATAGGAGGTATATAGAAGTGGAGTTATCGATATTACGGCATTTGGGGTTTCAATTGGATTTGTCTCGTTGTGCGGTAACTGGAGAAACAAAAAATTTATTTTATATTTCGCCAAAGACTGGCAGAGCTGTTACGAAAGCGGTCGGTGAAGCATATAAAGACAAACTACTTCTCTTGCCACCATCACTATATAAGATTGCCAACGGCTTATCGATAGAAGATGAGATATCTCAGGAAGAGTTCTCGGATTGTATCAGAGTGACAACTTTTTTTCTTCGGACATTCTTGTTTTTCTTACTACATTTGGACCTTCCATATCATAGGAAGTCTGTCTTAGAATGTGTATGA
- a CDS encoding ClpXP protease specificity-enhancing factor SspB has translation MKEIKYKALVNAAMLGVVRSVMNDVSAGEAANFFITFSTQNASLSDGLKKKYPREMSIILQNQFRNLQVSHEKFSVVLSFSGVEECIAIPFSSILYFLDRECNFALEFHDLASGGGVDEVDSCDAGGTYVSGTGTKWEQQGKIIDITGMLKKK, from the coding sequence ATGAAAGAGATTAAGTATAAAGCATTGGTAAACGCCGCGATGCTCGGTGTTGTTCGCTCTGTGATGAACGATGTCTCCGCTGGAGAAGCAGCAAATTTTTTTATTACTTTTTCTACACAAAATGCCTCCTTGTCGGATGGTCTGAAGAAAAAATACCCACGTGAGATGAGTATTATTTTGCAAAATCAATTTAGGAATTTGCAAGTTTCTCATGAGAAGTTCAGCGTGGTGCTCAGTTTTTCTGGTGTTGAAGAGTGTATTGCTATACCCTTTTCGTCAATTTTGTACTTCCTTGATAGGGAGTGCAATTTTGCTTTGGAATTTCATGATTTGGCCAGCGGGGGTGGTGTAGATGAAGTTGATTCTTGTGATGCTGGTGGTACTTATGTTTCTGGGACCGGTACTAAGTGGGAGCAACAGGGGAAGATAATAGATATTACTGGTATGTTGAAGAAAAAGTAG
- a CDS encoding iron-sulfur cluster assembly accessory protein, translating to MKAEKKISLTDAALKRILEITGNAECLSITVEPGGCNGFEYKFEVKRCDNRVLCPSQNILEENGTLNTFDPITHEQNIISKHGMEAAQSIMSCSQHKNEAHSDQNSAGAAQDEMIHTSKEGKYYVTWNGRIILEIDNTSLELMCSAQLDYVRELVGEKFVIKNPNSQSTCSCGNSFGI from the coding sequence GTGAAAGCAGAAAAAAAAATTTCACTCACTGATGCAGCACTGAAAAGAATACTAGAGATTACAGGAAATGCAGAGTGCTTGAGCATAACCGTTGAGCCCGGCGGTTGTAACGGTTTTGAATATAAATTTGAGGTCAAGAGATGCGACAATAGAGTGTTATGCCCGAGTCAGAACATTCTCGAGGAGAATGGCACTTTAAATACTTTCGATCCCATAACACATGAGCAAAACATTATCTCCAAACATGGTATGGAAGCAGCTCAGAGCATAATGAGTTGTTCTCAGCACAAAAATGAAGCACACTCCGACCAAAATTCTGCAGGTGCTGCTCAAGATGAGATGATTCACACAAGTAAAGAAGGAAAATACTATGTTACCTGGAACGGAAGAATTATCTTAGAGATAGATAACACATCACTCGAACTGATGTGCTCTGCGCAACTTGACTATGTAAGAGAACTCGTCGGAGAAAAATTTGTTATAAAAAATCCTAATTCGCAATCCACCTGCAGCTGCGGGAATAGCTTTGGCATATAA
- a CDS encoding inverse autotransporter beta domain-containing protein, with product MKNFRSVSKARLLLFLSGFCFAVPTQLKASDLKNHGEIVTENSCLNGRGVCYKRVNTTGLLNSISTTFSELKNSRTSNEKRFVNREGNNIRFNREAPDLEGDSFQSKGKVDSSQGGLSELIKNLPKAEGLKVNTRANVFGLEKVATQSGLRNKSRYAGGARFTLTHEFSDSGKQVVKMSEFGALLPLLSREDGLIYIDLKSKLYDAKASEISTGVVFRRKMSPFLTGGINLFTDVRFLPEGNYGWYSLGGEIFFKSFSLNANYYRSNKRGNLSLVKKLDLNPTSLGKSTVVLHERVAGNGCDLGFGLTLNEYIHVRGGAFLFNSPYNKEEKFSGYRAGIDFSLYLNDRFSVLVSPEFVTDNKKNSFSINVGFDLPVGKDYTKLLGHVRRDKDIVLFDTDNSYDVNAVFLSGEKEHKVEEIIEVSKGNEIKTAEKPTTEEQVQASSGTSLASSSPGAKNVETVPLRKLYIIKDVEKENAEGESAEGAAEITLPKELKSVIVSDETLLKVHVSYPGGEKIVDYLIPRSKRTLKFSPDADGSISHSMINGATVDLGDSSKYTLTDVVFNASLIKSDKEHPFQDDKNVSIFNSELEFSHDKLQSAFYSTKNDVRDGKPDVSYSLKDVYIKLPTVEHDPKNPAKGDFKALFAGDLDKTGKIDVTLAGEIKIDTKPSIEAKQKAERAKTASETQTTS from the coding sequence ATGAAAAATTTCAGAAGTGTTTCTAAGGCAAGATTGTTGCTTTTCCTCTCTGGTTTTTGTTTTGCAGTTCCTACTCAGCTGAAAGCGTCGGATCTGAAAAATCATGGTGAAATCGTAACTGAGAATAGTTGCTTGAATGGGCGAGGTGTGTGTTACAAGAGGGTTAATACTACAGGGCTTTTGAACAGTATAAGTACGACTTTCAGTGAATTAAAAAATTCCAGGACTAGTAATGAGAAACGCTTTGTTAACAGAGAGGGTAATAATATTCGGTTTAATCGTGAAGCGCCTGACTTGGAAGGAGATTCTTTTCAATCAAAGGGCAAAGTAGACAGTTCACAAGGCGGGTTGTCAGAACTGATAAAGAACTTACCTAAAGCGGAAGGACTAAAGGTAAATACTCGAGCAAATGTCTTTGGGCTGGAAAAGGTAGCAACACAGAGTGGTCTAAGGAATAAAAGTCGTTATGCGGGTGGTGCGCGCTTCACACTTACTCACGAGTTTAGCGATTCCGGCAAGCAGGTTGTAAAGATGTCCGAGTTTGGTGCTCTTTTACCGCTATTATCTAGAGAAGATGGCCTTATTTACATTGATCTTAAATCGAAGCTGTACGATGCCAAAGCAAGTGAGATTAGTACGGGAGTTGTTTTTCGGAGAAAAATGTCTCCTTTCCTTACAGGAGGTATAAACCTCTTTACAGATGTACGCTTTTTACCTGAGGGTAATTATGGGTGGTATTCACTGGGTGGGGAGATATTTTTCAAATCTTTCTCTTTAAACGCTAACTATTACCGTTCAAATAAAAGAGGTAATCTTTCGCTTGTTAAGAAGCTGGATTTAAATCCTACAAGCTTAGGGAAGTCAACAGTTGTGCTTCATGAGAGGGTTGCCGGTAACGGTTGTGATTTAGGTTTTGGTTTAACTCTTAATGAATACATTCATGTTCGTGGTGGTGCGTTTTTATTCAATAGTCCTTATAACAAAGAAGAAAAGTTTTCGGGTTATAGGGCTGGAATAGATTTTTCTCTTTACCTGAACGATCGCTTCAGTGTATTAGTATCACCAGAATTTGTGACTGATAATAAGAAGAACTCATTCTCAATAAATGTTGGGTTTGATTTACCAGTTGGTAAGGATTACACAAAATTGTTGGGGCATGTCAGGAGAGACAAAGATATAGTACTGTTTGATACTGATAATTCGTATGATGTTAATGCGGTTTTCTTGAGTGGAGAGAAAGAGCATAAAGTTGAGGAGATAATTGAAGTTTCTAAGGGGAATGAAATCAAAACCGCTGAGAAGCCTACTACTGAAGAGCAAGTGCAAGCAAGCTCAGGTACTTCCCTTGCTAGTAGTAGTCCAGGTGCAAAGAATGTGGAAACTGTGCCGCTAAGAAAGTTGTACATTATCAAAGATGTTGAAAAGGAGAACGCCGAGGGGGAAAGTGCTGAAGGGGCTGCTGAAATAACTTTACCAAAAGAGCTTAAGTCTGTAATTGTTTCAGATGAAACCTTATTGAAGGTACACGTATCATACCCAGGTGGAGAAAAAATAGTAGATTATCTCATTCCTAGGAGTAAGAGGACGCTTAAATTCAGCCCTGATGCGGATGGAAGTATCTCGCATTCAATGATCAATGGTGCGACAGTGGATTTAGGTGATTCTAGCAAATATACTCTGACGGATGTTGTGTTCAATGCAAGCCTTATCAAAAGTGATAAAGAGCACCCGTTCCAGGATGATAAAAATGTGAGCATATTCAATTCTGAATTGGAATTCTCGCATGATAAATTGCAGTCTGCATTCTATTCAACAAAGAATGATGTTCGAGATGGAAAACCGGATGTAAGCTATTCTCTAAAAGATGTATATATAAAATTGCCTACAGTTGAGCATGATCCAAAGAATCCAGCTAAGGGTGATTTTAAAGCTCTCTTTGCTGGTGATCTAGATAAGACGGGCAAAATTGATGTCACACTTGCAGGTGAGATCAAAATAGATACGAAGCCGTCAATTGAGGCAAAACAAAAAGCAGAGAGAGCAAAAACTGCTTCTGAGACTCAAACTACTAGTTAA